In one window of Streptomyces sp. FXJ1.172 DNA:
- a CDS encoding heme o synthase — translation MCVTAVESRPAGSLGAASQGPVHRPFGARVKAFVALTKPRIIELLLITTVPVMFLAQRGVPDLKLVLLTCIGGYLSAGGANALNMYIDRDIDALMDRTSQRPLVTGMVSPPECLAFGITLAVVSTLLFGLTVNWLSAWLSLGALLFYVVVYTMLLKRRTSQNIVWGGIAGCLPVLIGWSSVTDSMSWAPVILFLVMFFWTPPHYWPLSMKVKEDYARVGVPMLPVIASNKVVARQIVIYSWVMVAVSLLLTPLGYTGWFYTVVALAAGGFWLWEAHGLQNRAKAEVTGVKLKEMRLFHWSITYVSILFVAVAVDPFLR, via the coding sequence GTGTGCGTGACGGCCGTCGAATCCCGTCCAGCGGGCTCGCTCGGTGCTGCGAGCCAGGGCCCGGTTCACCGGCCGTTCGGGGCCCGTGTCAAGGCGTTCGTGGCTCTGACGAAGCCGCGGATCATCGAGCTGCTGCTAATCACCACCGTTCCGGTGATGTTCCTGGCCCAGCGGGGCGTGCCGGACCTCAAACTGGTCCTGCTCACCTGCATCGGCGGGTACCTGTCCGCGGGCGGCGCCAACGCGCTGAACATGTACATCGACCGGGACATCGACGCCCTGATGGACCGCACCTCGCAGCGGCCCCTCGTCACCGGCATGGTCAGCCCGCCCGAGTGCCTGGCCTTCGGCATCACCCTCGCGGTCGTCTCGACGCTGCTGTTCGGGCTCACCGTCAACTGGCTGAGCGCCTGGCTCTCCCTCGGGGCGCTCCTCTTCTACGTCGTCGTCTACACGATGCTCCTCAAGCGGCGCACGTCGCAGAACATCGTGTGGGGCGGCATCGCCGGCTGCCTGCCGGTGCTGATCGGCTGGTCCTCCGTCACGGACTCGATGTCCTGGGCGCCGGTCATCCTCTTCCTCGTCATGTTCTTCTGGACACCGCCGCACTACTGGCCGCTGTCCATGAAGGTCAAGGAGGACTACGCGCGCGTGGGCGTGCCGATGCTCCCGGTGATCGCCTCCAACAAGGTCGTCGCCCGGCAGATCGTCATCTACAGCTGGGTGATGGTCGCGGTCTCCCTGCTCCTCACGCCGCTCGGCTACACCGGCTGGTTCTACACGGTGGTCGCCCTCGCGGCCGGCGGCTTCTGGCTCTGGGAGGCGCACGGCCTGCAGAACCGGGCGAAGGCCGAGGTGACGGGCGTGAAGCTCAAGGAGATGCGCCTCTTCCACTGGTCGATCACCTACGTGTCGATCCTCTTCGTCGCCGTCGCGGTGGACCCGTTCCTGCGCTGA
- a CDS encoding aminoglycoside N(3)-acetyltransferase yields MPAPPPTGPLVTRDTIATQLRLLGVRTGEILLAHSSLSSLGWVNGGAVAVVQGLLDALGPEGTLVVPAQSGDLSDPAAWTNPPVPEEWWDRIRATMPGYDPLITPTRGVGVIPETVRTWPGALRSAHPQTSFAAVGPHAREITDGHAPDCRLGERSPLARLERLGARVLLLGAGYGACTSFHLAEYRIPSPLVQVGRPAPGGGWESVTEISITSDRFDELGHDFERDRDVVRGRVGAAQARLFPVADAVAYAERWLPLHRPRAEEI; encoded by the coding sequence ATGCCCGCACCCCCTCCGACCGGCCCACTTGTCACCCGGGACACCATCGCCACACAGCTGCGGCTGCTGGGGGTGAGGACCGGTGAGATCCTCCTCGCGCACTCCTCGCTCAGCTCGCTCGGATGGGTCAACGGAGGCGCGGTCGCCGTCGTCCAGGGTCTCCTCGACGCCCTCGGCCCGGAGGGCACCCTGGTCGTCCCGGCCCAGTCCGGCGACCTGTCCGACCCGGCCGCGTGGACGAACCCGCCCGTGCCCGAGGAGTGGTGGGACCGGATCCGGGCCACCATGCCCGGCTACGACCCGCTGATCACCCCCACCCGCGGGGTCGGCGTGATCCCGGAGACCGTGCGGACCTGGCCCGGCGCGCTGCGCAGCGCCCACCCGCAGACCTCCTTCGCCGCCGTCGGCCCGCACGCGCGCGAGATCACCGACGGCCACGCGCCCGACTGCCGGCTCGGCGAGCGAAGCCCGCTGGCCCGGCTGGAGAGGCTCGGCGCCCGGGTCCTGCTGCTGGGCGCGGGCTACGGCGCCTGCACCAGCTTCCACCTGGCCGAGTACCGGATACCTTCGCCCCTCGTGCAGGTCGGGCGGCCCGCTCCGGGCGGCGGCTGGGAATCCGTGACCGAGATCTCGATCACCTCCGACCGGTTCGACGAGCTGGGCCACGACTTCGAACGGGACCGGGACGTCGTACGGGGCAGGGTGGGCGCGGCGCAGGCACGGCTGTTCCCGGTGGCGGACGCGGTGGCCTACGCCGAACGCTGGCTGCCGCTGCACCGTCCCCGTGCGGAGGAGATCTAG
- a CDS encoding helix-turn-helix transcriptional regulator, with translation MKNVGEAPEAPLGAPQEELATGERSTRNRVARSILDHGPSTVAELAGRLGLTQAAVRRHLDALVADDVVEAREQRVYGTRTRGRPAKVFALTDCGRDAFDQSYDKLAADALRWIAEQGGGPEAVAAFARARITAQAGAYRKAIEAVTPDKRAEALAKALSVDGYAATARSAPVGEQLCQHHCPVAHVAEQFPQLCEAETEIFAELLGTHVQRLATIAHGDGVCTTFIPKISTDAPASTAGRNPA, from the coding sequence GTGAAAAACGTCGGCGAGGCTCCGGAGGCCCCCCTGGGGGCCCCGCAGGAGGAACTCGCGACCGGTGAGCGCTCCACGCGCAACCGCGTCGCGCGGTCCATCCTGGACCACGGCCCGTCGACCGTCGCCGAGCTGGCCGGCCGGCTGGGGCTGACCCAGGCCGCCGTCCGGCGCCACCTGGACGCCCTGGTGGCCGACGACGTCGTGGAGGCGCGCGAACAGCGGGTGTACGGCACGCGCACGCGCGGCCGCCCCGCGAAGGTCTTCGCGCTCACCGACTGCGGCCGGGACGCCTTCGACCAGTCGTACGACAAGCTCGCCGCCGACGCCCTGCGCTGGATCGCCGAACAGGGCGGCGGCCCCGAGGCGGTCGCCGCCTTCGCCCGCGCCCGGATCACCGCGCAGGCAGGCGCCTACCGCAAGGCGATCGAGGCCGTCACGCCGGACAAGCGTGCCGAAGCCCTGGCCAAGGCCTTGAGCGTGGACGGGTACGCTGCTACGGCGCGCAGCGCACCGGTCGGCGAGCAGCTGTGCCAGCACCACTGCCCGGTCGCCCATGTCGCGGAGCAGTTCCCGCAGCTCTGTGAGGCGGAGACGGAGATCTTCGCCGAGCTGCTCGGAACACACGTCCAGCGACTGGCGACCATCGCGCACGGCGACGGCGTCTGCACGACGTTCATCCCCAAGATTTCCACTGACGCACCTGCAAGCACGGCCGGGAGGAACCCCGCATGA
- a CDS encoding ABC transporter permease: protein MTTATGTYTPKPGAAPLPRMIGAQAALETRMLLRNGEQLLLTVVIPTLLLVLFSSVDIVDTGKGKAVDFLTPGILALAVMSTAFTGQAIATGFERRYGVLKRLASSPLPRWGLMTAKTASVLVTEVLQVILLTVIAFALGWHPHGAGTFTSVLAVLLLLILGTAAFSGLGLLMAGTLKAEATLAAANLVFLLLLVGGGVIVPLDKFGPAGQHVLGLLPISALSGGLRDVLQHGAGMPWGDLGILAAWAVVALAAAGRFFRWE, encoded by the coding sequence ATGACCACCGCCACGGGTACGTACACCCCCAAGCCGGGTGCGGCGCCGCTGCCCCGCATGATCGGGGCGCAGGCGGCGCTCGAGACCAGGATGCTGCTGCGCAACGGCGAGCAGCTGCTGCTCACGGTGGTCATCCCGACCCTGCTGCTGGTGCTCTTCAGCTCCGTCGACATCGTCGACACCGGCAAGGGCAAGGCGGTCGACTTCCTCACTCCCGGCATCCTGGCCCTCGCCGTGATGTCGACGGCGTTCACCGGGCAGGCCATCGCGACCGGCTTCGAACGCCGCTACGGCGTGCTCAAGCGGCTCGCCTCCTCGCCGCTGCCCCGCTGGGGCCTGATGACCGCGAAGACGGCGTCCGTGCTGGTCACGGAGGTCCTCCAGGTCATCCTGCTGACGGTGATCGCGTTCGCGCTGGGCTGGCACCCGCACGGCGCCGGGACGTTCACGAGCGTGCTCGCCGTCCTGCTCCTGCTGATCCTCGGCACGGCCGCGTTCTCCGGGCTCGGGCTGCTGATGGCGGGCACCCTGAAGGCGGAGGCGACGCTGGCCGCGGCCAACCTGGTCTTCCTGCTGCTGCTCGTCGGCGGCGGGGTCATCGTCCCGCTGGACAAGTTCGGCCCGGCCGGGCAGCACGTCCTCGGGCTGCTGCCGATCTCGGCGCTGTCGGGCGGGCTGCGGGACGTGCTCCAGCACGGGGCCGGGATGCCGTGGGGCGACCTGGGGATCCTGGCCGCGTGGGCGGTCGTCGCACTGGCCGCGGCCGGACGGTTCTTCCGCTGGGAGTGA
- a CDS encoding non-heme iron oxygenase ferredoxin subunit: MTTFVRACGLSELEEDTPKRVELDGTPVSVVKTEGEVFAIYDICSHANVSLSEGEVEDCQIECWLHGSSFDLRTGKPSGLPATRPVPVYPVKIEGDDVLVSLTQES; this comes from the coding sequence ATGACGACCTTCGTACGCGCCTGCGGGCTGAGCGAGCTGGAGGAGGACACCCCGAAGCGGGTGGAACTCGACGGCACGCCGGTCTCGGTCGTGAAGACCGAGGGCGAGGTGTTCGCGATCTACGACATCTGCTCCCACGCGAACGTCTCCCTCTCCGAGGGCGAGGTGGAGGACTGCCAGATCGAGTGCTGGCTGCACGGCTCCTCCTTCGACCTGCGCACCGGCAAACCGTCCGGCCTCCCGGCCACGCGTCCCGTCCCCGTATACCCCGTAAAGATCGAAGGGGACGACGTTCTCGTCTCCCTCACCCAGGAGTCCTGA
- the sufB gene encoding Fe-S cluster assembly protein SufB, giving the protein MTLPTETAHPELEGLGKYEYGWADSDVAGASARRGLNDEVVRDISDKKSEPEWMTKLRLKGLKLFEKKPMPNWGSDLSGIDFDNIKYFVRSTEKQAESWEDLPEDIKNTYDKLGIPEAEKQRLVAGVAAQYESEVVYHQIREDLEEQGVIFLDTDTALKEHPELFKEYFGTVIPAGDNKFAALNTAVWSGGSFIYVPKGVHVEIPLQAYFRINTENMGQFERTLIIVDEGAYVHYVEGCTAPIYKSDSLHSAVVEIIVKKNARCRYTTIQNWSNNVYNLVTKRAVAYEGATMEWIDGNIGSKVTMKYPAVYLMGEHAKGETLSIAFAGEGQHQDAGSKMVHMAPNTSSNIVSKSVARGGGRTSYRGLVEIGEGAAGSKSNVLCDALLVDTISRSDTYPYVDVREDDVSMGHEATVSKVSEDQLFYLMSRGLSEFEAMAMIVRGFVEPIAKELPMEYALELNRLIELQMEGAVG; this is encoded by the coding sequence ATGACTCTCCCCACGGAGACTGCCCACCCTGAGCTCGAGGGCCTGGGCAAGTACGAATACGGCTGGGCCGACTCCGACGTGGCCGGTGCGTCCGCGCGCCGTGGCCTGAACGACGAGGTCGTCCGGGACATCTCGGACAAGAAGTCCGAGCCGGAGTGGATGACCAAGCTCCGCCTCAAGGGCCTGAAGCTGTTCGAGAAGAAGCCCATGCCGAACTGGGGCTCGGACCTGTCGGGCATCGACTTCGACAACATCAAGTACTTCGTGCGCTCCACGGAGAAGCAGGCGGAGTCCTGGGAGGACCTGCCCGAGGACATCAAGAACACCTACGACAAGCTGGGCATCCCGGAGGCCGAGAAGCAGCGCCTCGTCGCCGGTGTCGCCGCCCAGTACGAGTCGGAGGTCGTCTACCACCAGATCCGCGAGGACCTGGAGGAGCAGGGCGTCATCTTCCTCGACACCGACACCGCGCTCAAGGAGCACCCGGAACTCTTCAAGGAGTACTTCGGGACCGTCATCCCCGCCGGTGACAACAAGTTCGCAGCCCTGAACACCGCCGTGTGGTCGGGCGGCTCCTTCATCTACGTCCCGAAGGGCGTCCACGTCGAGATCCCGCTCCAGGCCTACTTCCGTATCAACACGGAGAACATGGGCCAGTTCGAGCGGACCCTGATCATCGTCGACGAGGGTGCCTACGTGCACTACGTCGAGGGCTGTACGGCCCCGATCTACAAGTCGGACTCGCTGCACTCCGCGGTCGTCGAGATCATCGTCAAGAAGAACGCCCGCTGCCGCTACACGACCATCCAGAACTGGTCGAACAACGTCTACAACCTGGTCACCAAGCGCGCCGTGGCCTACGAGGGCGCGACCATGGAGTGGATCGACGGCAACATCGGCTCCAAGGTGACGATGAAGTACCCGGCCGTCTACCTGATGGGCGAGCACGCCAAGGGCGAGACCCTGTCCATCGCCTTCGCGGGCGAGGGCCAGCACCAGGACGCCGGCTCCAAGATGGTCCACATGGCGCCGAACACGTCCTCCAACATCGTCTCCAAGTCCGTGGCGCGCGGTGGCGGTCGTACGTCCTACCGCGGTCTGGTCGAGATCGGTGAGGGCGCCGCCGGATCCAAGTCGAACGTGCTGTGCGACGCGCTGCTCGTCGACACCATCTCCCGCTCCGACACGTACCCGTACGTGGACGTCCGCGAGGACGACGTGTCCATGGGCCACGAGGCGACCGTCTCCAAGGTCTCCGAGGACCAGCTCTTCTACCTGATGAGCCGCGGTCTGAGCGAGTTCGAGGCGATGGCGATGATCGTGCGCGGCTTCGTCGAGCCGATCGCCAAGGAACTGCCCATGGAGTACGCCCTCGAACTCAACCGGCTGATCGAGCTCCAGATGGAAGGCGCGGTCGGCTAA
- a CDS encoding amidohydrolase family protein yields the protein MIETPSLVDQYCHGVLRTELGLGTFEAQLARTEGPPAPGTTLFDTQTGFAVRRWCPPLLGLEPHCPPARYLARRRELGVLEADRRLLRGSGITTYLVDTGLPGDLTGPAEMASAGFAEAHEIIRLELLAEQVADTSGTVESFLSNLAESVHVAAANAVAFTSVAGLRHGLALAPEPPGPGEVRGAAGRWLAGRRVGGALTDPVLLRHLLWIAVASGLPLQLHAGLGEPGSRIDRTDPVLLTDFVRATAGLGTDLILLHGYPYHRHAAHLAGVFAHVHTDSGAALVRTGARAATVLAEILELAPFGKILFSTGAHGLPELHVVGARLFREALSRVLGTWVAEDAWSLEDAQRVARMVAADNARRVYGLG from the coding sequence ATGATCGAAACGCCGTCCCTGGTGGACCAGTACTGCCACGGAGTGCTCCGCACCGAGCTGGGCCTTGGCACCTTCGAGGCCCAACTCGCCCGCACCGAGGGCCCGCCGGCCCCCGGCACCACCCTCTTCGACACCCAGACGGGCTTCGCCGTACGGCGCTGGTGCCCGCCCCTGCTCGGCCTGGAACCCCACTGCCCGCCCGCGCGCTATCTGGCCCGGCGCCGGGAACTGGGCGTCCTGGAAGCGGACCGCAGGCTGCTGCGCGGCAGCGGCATCACGACGTACCTGGTCGACACCGGACTGCCCGGCGATCTCACCGGCCCCGCCGAGATGGCCTCCGCCGGGTTCGCCGAGGCCCACGAGATCATCCGGCTCGAGCTGCTCGCGGAACAGGTCGCCGACACCTCCGGCACCGTCGAGTCCTTCCTCTCCAACCTCGCCGAGTCGGTGCACGTCGCCGCCGCGAACGCCGTCGCCTTCACTTCCGTCGCGGGACTCCGGCACGGCCTCGCCCTCGCGCCGGAGCCGCCGGGGCCCGGTGAGGTGCGCGGCGCGGCGGGCCGCTGGCTGGCCGGGCGCCGGGTCGGCGGGGCGCTCACGGACCCCGTGCTGCTACGGCACCTGCTGTGGATCGCCGTCGCCTCCGGACTCCCGCTCCAGCTGCACGCGGGACTCGGCGAGCCGGGCTCCCGCATCGACCGTACGGACCCGGTGCTGCTCACCGACTTCGTGCGGGCCACGGCCGGACTCGGCACCGATCTGATCCTGCTGCACGGCTATCCGTACCACCGCCACGCCGCCCACCTGGCCGGGGTCTTCGCGCACGTCCACACCGACTCCGGCGCCGCACTCGTCCGCACCGGAGCCCGTGCCGCCACGGTCCTCGCCGAGATCCTGGAACTGGCCCCCTTCGGCAAGATCCTCTTCTCCACCGGCGCCCATGGCCTGCCCGAACTGCACGTCGTCGGCGCCCGGCTCTTCCGCGAGGCCCTCAGCCGTGTCCTGGGCACCTGGGTGGCCGAGGACGCCTGGTCCCTGGAGGACGCCCAGCGGGTGGCCCGGATGGTCGCGGCGGACAACGCGCGCCGGGTCTACGGGCTGGGGTGA
- a CDS encoding ABC transporter ATP-binding protein: MRSDPVVQVQALVKRYGTKTAVEGLDLVAGAGVTAVLGPNGAGKTTTVETCEGYRKPDSGTVRVLGLDPVRQSAELRPRIGVMLQSGGVYSGARADEMLWHVARLHAHPLDVDALIERLGLGSCGRTSYRRLSGGQQQRLALAMAVVGRPELVFLDEPTAGLDPQARRATWDLVKDLRADGVSVILTTHYMEEAEQLADDVAIIDGGKVIAQGSPEELCKGGAENTLRFTGRPGLDVGSLLKALPDGCTAAELTPGAYRVVGKVDPQLLATVTSWCAQHGVMPDRISVERHTLEDVFLELTGKELRS; the protein is encoded by the coding sequence ATGCGAAGTGACCCTGTGGTCCAGGTCCAGGCCCTGGTGAAGCGGTACGGCACGAAGACCGCGGTGGAGGGCCTCGACCTGGTGGCCGGGGCGGGCGTGACCGCCGTCCTGGGTCCCAACGGTGCGGGGAAGACGACCACGGTCGAGACCTGCGAGGGGTACCGGAAGCCGGATTCCGGCACGGTGCGCGTCCTGGGCCTCGACCCGGTGCGGCAGTCCGCCGAGCTGCGCCCCCGTATCGGTGTGATGCTCCAGTCCGGGGGCGTGTATTCCGGTGCCCGGGCCGACGAGATGCTGTGGCACGTGGCCAGGCTGCACGCGCATCCGCTGGACGTGGACGCGCTGATCGAGCGCCTGGGGCTCGGCAGCTGCGGGCGGACGAGCTACCGCCGGCTCTCCGGCGGCCAGCAGCAGCGGCTCGCGCTCGCCATGGCCGTCGTCGGCCGCCCGGAGCTGGTGTTCCTGGACGAGCCGACGGCCGGCCTCGACCCACAGGCCCGCCGGGCCACCTGGGACCTGGTGAAGGACCTGCGCGCTGACGGCGTCTCGGTGATCCTCACCACCCACTACATGGAAGAGGCCGAACAGCTCGCCGACGACGTGGCGATCATCGACGGCGGCAAGGTCATCGCCCAGGGCTCCCCGGAGGAGCTGTGCAAGGGCGGCGCCGAGAACACCCTGCGCTTCACCGGCCGCCCCGGCCTCGACGTCGGCTCCCTGCTCAAGGCGCTCCCGGACGGCTGCACGGCCGCCGAGCTGACCCCGGGCGCCTACCGGGTCGTCGGCAAGGTCGACCCGCAGCTGCTGGCCACGGTCACCTCGTGGTGCGCCCAGCACGGCGTGATGCCCGACCGGATCTCGGTCGAGCGGCACACGCTGGAGGACGTCTTTCTCGAGCTGACCGGCAAGGAGCTGCGCTCATGA
- the sufC gene encoding Fe-S cluster assembly ATPase SufC, whose product MATLEIRDLHVTVEADNATKEILKGVDLTVKQGETHAIMGPNGSGKSTLAYSLAGHPKYTITEGTVLLDGEDVLEMSVDERARAGLFLAMQYPVEVPGVSVSNFLRTSATAVRGEAPKLRTWVKEVKEAMERLNMDPSFAERNVNEGFSGGEKKRHEILQLELLKPKVAILDETDSGLDVDALRIVSEGVNRVRETGEVGTLLITHYTRILRYIKPDFVHVFSGGRIVESGGAELADKLEDEGYEAYTKGGVSA is encoded by the coding sequence ATGGCAACGCTTGAAATCCGAGACCTGCACGTCACCGTCGAGGCCGACAACGCCACGAAGGAGATCCTCAAGGGCGTCGACCTCACCGTGAAGCAGGGCGAGACGCACGCCATCATGGGCCCCAACGGCTCCGGCAAGTCGACCCTCGCCTACTCGCTCGCGGGTCACCCGAAGTACACGATCACCGAGGGCACCGTGCTGCTCGACGGCGAGGACGTCCTGGAGATGTCCGTCGACGAGCGCGCCCGCGCGGGCCTGTTCCTGGCGATGCAGTACCCGGTCGAGGTCCCCGGCGTCTCGGTCTCCAACTTCCTGCGCACCTCCGCCACCGCCGTCCGCGGCGAGGCCCCCAAGCTGCGCACCTGGGTGAAGGAGGTCAAGGAGGCCATGGAGCGCCTCAACATGGACCCGTCCTTCGCCGAGCGCAACGTCAACGAGGGCTTCTCCGGCGGTGAGAAGAAGCGCCACGAGATCCTCCAGCTCGAGCTGCTCAAGCCGAAGGTCGCGATCCTGGACGAGACCGACTCGGGCCTCGACGTCGACGCGCTGCGCATCGTCTCCGAGGGTGTCAACCGCGTCCGCGAGACCGGCGAGGTCGGCACCCTGCTGATCACGCACTACACGCGCATCCTGCGCTACATCAAGCCCGATTTCGTCCACGTCTTCTCCGGCGGCCGGATCGTCGAGTCCGGCGGTGCCGAACTCGCCGACAAGCTGGAGGACGAGGGCTACGAGGCATACACGAAGGGTGGCGTATCCGCGTGA
- the sufD gene encoding Fe-S cluster assembly protein SufD yields the protein MAEAQNIPVGSTTAGQIAVAAESTVATRMSAPPSFDVADFPVPHGREEEWRFTPLERLRGLHDGTAVANGDGVKVDVQAPEGVSVETVGRDDARIGKAGTPVDRVAAQAYSAFEKASVVTVPKETVLAEPIRIAVHGQGGTAFGHQVIELGAFAEAVVVIDHTGDAVLAANVDYVLGDGAKLTVVSVQDWDDKAVHIAQHNALVGRDASFKSVVVTFGGDVVRLHPRVEYAGPGGEAELFGLYFTDAGQHQEHRLLVTHNTPHCKSNVVYKGALQGDDAHAVWIGDVLIEAKAEGTDTYEMNRNLVLTDGARVDSVPNLEIETGEIVGAGHASATGRFDDEQLFYLMARGIPEHEARRLVVRGFFAELVQQIGVADIEERLLAKIEEELEASVA from the coding sequence ATGGCTGAGGCTCAGAACATCCCGGTGGGCTCCACCACCGCCGGCCAGATCGCGGTGGCCGCCGAGTCGACCGTCGCCACGCGCATGAGCGCGCCTCCGTCCTTCGACGTCGCGGACTTCCCGGTCCCGCACGGCCGTGAGGAGGAGTGGCGGTTCACCCCGCTGGAGCGGCTGCGCGGGCTGCACGACGGCACCGCCGTGGCGAACGGCGACGGCGTGAAGGTCGACGTCCAGGCCCCCGAGGGCGTGAGCGTCGAGACCGTCGGCCGCGACGACGCCCGGATCGGCAAGGCGGGCACCCCGGTGGACCGCGTCGCCGCGCAGGCGTACTCCGCCTTCGAGAAGGCCTCCGTCGTGACCGTCCCGAAGGAGACCGTCCTCGCCGAGCCGATCCGCATCGCGGTGCACGGCCAGGGCGGCACCGCCTTCGGCCACCAGGTGATCGAGCTGGGCGCCTTCGCCGAGGCCGTCGTGGTCATCGACCACACCGGTGACGCGGTGCTCGCCGCCAACGTCGACTACGTCCTCGGTGACGGCGCCAAGCTGACCGTCGTCTCCGTCCAGGACTGGGACGACAAGGCCGTCCACATCGCCCAGCACAACGCGCTGGTCGGCCGGGACGCCTCCTTCAAGTCGGTGGTCGTCACCTTCGGCGGTGACGTGGTCCGCCTGCACCCGCGCGTCGAGTACGCGGGCCCCGGCGGCGAGGCCGAGCTGTTCGGCCTGTACTTCACCGACGCCGGGCAGCACCAGGAGCACCGCCTGCTGGTCACCCACAACACCCCGCACTGCAAGTCGAACGTCGTCTACAAGGGCGCGCTGCAGGGCGACGACGCGCACGCGGTGTGGATCGGCGACGTGCTCATCGAGGCCAAGGCCGAGGGCACCGACACGTACGAGATGAACCGGAACCTGGTCCTGACGGACGGCGCCCGGGTCGACTCCGTGCCGAACCTGGAGATCGAGACCGGCGAGATCGTCGGTGCCGGCCACGCCTCCGCCACCGGCCGCTTCGACGACGAGCAGCTCTTCTACCTGATGGCCCGCGGCATCCCGGAGCACGAAGCCCGCCGCCTGGTGGTCCGCGGCTTCTTCGCCGAGCTGGTCCAGCAGATCGGTGTCGCCGACATCGAGGAGCGCCTGCTCGCCAAGATCGAGGAGGAGCTGGAGGCGTCCGTCGCATGA
- a CDS encoding COX15/CtaA family protein, producing the protein MVRVPKLTRADAVAALRNPLAFIAERWTPEPRTVQRAALAALVMSVVIVVTGGAVRLTGSGLGCPTWPECTDGSLTPTTALSYHSAIEFGNRMLTYVLCAAVGWAIIAVRSEKPYRRSLTRLGWAQFWLVMGNAVLGGIVVLVGLNPYTVAAHFLLATALITVAVVMWQRTREGDGAPRPLVGKAVQQLVWFLVAASAVLIAAGTVVTGAGPHAGDSSDVKRIPIDWETVAKLHAVLAWIVVTLTFALWFVLKAVDAPKGPLERTRDLFVILLAQGVIGYVQYFTHLPEMLVGLHMLGSCLVWTGVLRILLSLRERPETVVDLPGPAAEVTVGTRA; encoded by the coding sequence ATGGTGCGCGTGCCAAAGCTGACCCGCGCCGACGCCGTAGCCGCCCTGCGCAACCCGCTCGCCTTCATCGCCGAACGCTGGACTCCGGAGCCCCGGACCGTGCAGCGGGCGGCCCTCGCCGCGCTCGTCATGTCGGTGGTCATCGTGGTCACCGGCGGTGCCGTGCGCCTGACCGGCTCGGGCCTCGGCTGCCCGACCTGGCCCGAGTGCACCGACGGATCGCTGACGCCGACGACCGCGCTGAGCTATCACAGCGCCATCGAGTTCGGCAATCGCATGCTGACGTACGTGCTGTGCGCCGCGGTCGGCTGGGCGATCATCGCCGTACGCTCCGAGAAGCCGTACCGGCGCAGCCTGACCCGGCTGGGCTGGGCGCAGTTCTGGCTGGTGATGGGCAACGCGGTGCTGGGTGGCATCGTGGTGCTCGTCGGCCTGAACCCGTACACGGTCGCGGCCCACTTCCTGCTGGCCACGGCGCTGATCACGGTCGCCGTGGTGATGTGGCAGCGCACCCGCGAGGGCGACGGCGCGCCCCGGCCGCTGGTCGGCAAGGCGGTGCAGCAGCTGGTGTGGTTCCTCGTCGCCGCCTCCGCGGTGCTGATCGCGGCCGGCACGGTCGTCACCGGTGCGGGCCCGCACGCGGGCGACTCCAGCGACGTCAAGCGCATCCCGATCGACTGGGAGACGGTCGCCAAGCTGCACGCCGTGCTCGCCTGGATCGTGGTGACGCTCACCTTCGCCCTGTGGTTCGTCCTCAAGGCGGTCGACGCCCCCAAGGGCCCGCTGGAGCGGACGCGGGACCTGTTCGTGATCCTGCTCGCTCAGGGCGTCATCGGCTACGTCCAGTACTTCACCCACCTGCCCGAGATGCTCGTCGGCCTGCACATGCTGGGTTCGTGCCTGGTGTGGACCGGCGTCCTGCGCATCCTGCTGTCCCTGCGCGAACGCCCCGAGACCGTCGTGGACCTGCCGGGGCCGGCCGCCGAGGTGACGGTGGGCACGCGCGCCTGA